The genome window CACCACTACAACCTTGGTGTAGCACTTCTTTCTGTACGTGACTGGAACGGTGCCGAAGCTTCTTTCCTCGAATGTATCCGTAACTCAAGCCGTTTTGCTGAAGCATATGTACAGCTTGGTGGTATTTGCATGCAGCGTAACGACCTTGAAGGTTGCATGCAGTACAACAAAGAAGCAGCACAGTGCCGTGCTAAATTCCCTGTGCCTTGGGCTAACATGGCATTTGTACATTTGCAGATGGGTAATGCTGAAGAGTCTATCAAATGTGCGATGAAAGCTCTTAAATGGGATCCTGATTTCGTTCAGGCTCAGGCTACTATTGCTTCTGCGCATTACATGCTCGGTGAGCTTGATGACAGTGAAAAAGTTTCCAAAAAAGCTATCGCTTCCTACCCTTCTTTTGCTCCGGCGTACAACAACCTTGCTCTGGTTGCTCTTGAGCGTGGTGACTTTGCCGCTGCTATCGAAAATGTAGATAAAGCAATTGAGCTTGGCTTTGACGTTGACCCTAACTTCCTTGAAGAGCTTGCTCCGCATCGCGCATAGCTTTTTGCTACAGCATATACGCTTGTCCGTTCTGTAACGAACTGGGTCGAGCGTAAGACATTGATTGTAAGAAAAAGACCGTCCTCATACGAAAGGGCGGTCTTTTTTTTGTTATAATCAGTGGAGAACGCTTTCGGCTACGGCATAATATCCCGATATATGATCTTTCATCGGGAGAGAATTATGACTGACCATATAGTATTGGAAGAGTTTTTTCAGGGCGTATTAGATTGTCATGGCGTTGTTGTCCGGCGCAATGGTGATATACGGCACAGGTTTTCAGCTGTGCTGACCGCAGAGTGGCAGACAGACGCGGTCGAGATGCTTCGGGGAAGGTTGCATGAGAAGTATACGTATGCCTCAGGACATGTGTACGAACGCTTGTGGCGTCTCACCAAAGAAAATGAGAACGGCTATATTGCGACCGCTGATGATGTGGACGGATTAGCGACGATTACAATTCGCGGCTTTGAAGTCATTCGAATGTATCAGTTGAAAATCCCTATCCGTACAAAGCATTTGACTGTTG of Halodesulfovibrio sp. contains these proteins:
- a CDS encoding DUF3833 family protein; this translates as MTDHIVLEEFFQGVLDCHGVVVRRNGDIRHRFSAVLTAEWQTDAVEMLRGRLHEKYTYASGHVYERLWRLTKENENGYIATADDVDGLATITIRGFEVIRMYQLKIPIRTKHLTVDVEDMMWLTPGGVLVGKAVIRKMGVRIGELVTATVPRK
- a CDS encoding tetratricopeptide repeat protein, whose product is MTTKEFASIEEYVAFLRKEIEENPECANHHYNLGVALLSVRDWNGAEASFLECIRNSSRFAEAYVQLGGICMQRNDLEGCMQYNKEAAQCRAKFPVPWANMAFVHLQMGNAEESIKCAMKALKWDPDFVQAQATIASAHYMLGELDDSEKVSKKAIASYPSFAPAYNNLALVALERGDFAAAIENVDKAIELGFDVDPNFLEELAPHRA